A part of Aegilops tauschii subsp. strangulata cultivar AL8/78 chromosome 2, Aet v6.0, whole genome shotgun sequence genomic DNA contains:
- the LOC141040893 gene encoding uncharacterized protein has protein sequence MCLDVASVAHPQSNGQVERANGLILSGIKPRLVEPLIPSPGSWLDELPAVLWSLRTTPNRSTGFTPFFLVYGTEAVIPADVEFDSPRVMIYTEAEAKEACGDGLGLLEEAQLLQLSRSAIY, from the coding sequence ATGTGCCTCGATGTGGCTTCCGTTGCACACCCGCAGtccaacggccaggtcgagcgggcCAACGGCCTCATCCTATCTGGCATCAAGCCGCGGCTCGTCGAGCCGCTCATCCCTTCACCCGGcagctggctcgatgagctgccggccgtcctctggagtctccgAACAACACCAAACcggtcgaccgggttcaccccgttcttcctcgtctatggaacAGAAGCTGTCATCCCAGCCgacgtcgagttcgactcgccaCGCGTCATGATTTACACTGAAGCCGAAGCCAAAGAAGCCTGCGGAGATGGTCTCGGCCTGCTCGAAGAAGCACAGCTCCTACAGCTCAGCCGCTCAGCCATCTACTAG